The genomic stretch CTCGTCGGTCAGGCCGGGATCGAAAAAGGTCAGTCCGTCGAGGTCGTCGCCCGACCACAATTCGGGATGCATGTAGGGAAAAGCCAGCAGCATGATGCGCAATCTCCTTAGCTCTGTTCGTCGGTGTTCAGACCGTAATGGCGGCACCGCCCGTTACATCGGGGCAGCCCCATGACGCAGACCCCGTCCAGATGGTGGCCGCAACCCGGCGCGTCCGTGCCGGGCCTGTAGGTGTACATCCCACAGTGGAACGTGTCCCGGGCCATCCGCTGGAATTGGCGTCCCCAGAGGTCGGGGGCCGCGTCCTCGGCCACGCCGAAGAATTCGGCGCGCCGCAAAAAATCGTCGAAGGAAGACTCCCACCGGGCCGTAACCTGGCAGCGCCATGACTTCGTGTATCCGGGATTGAGCCACTCCTCGTAAAGGCAGCGGCCATTGAGATGATGCCGACAGTCCGTGCCCGGCAACCGGGAAATTCTGCTCATCCGTACCCTTGATTCAGTGCGTGCGAAATCTTCGGAGCCGTGACCGGCCGGTCTTCCTGCGCCAATGGGGATCATGTAAGGCCCGAGCATTCAATTGTAAAGTCAAACCGGCCTTTTCCCGGCCGCGACACGGCCGGACCATATCGGGGAAATGATCCGCCGTCCTTGACTGGGCAATGAGGCGGGTGTATAGCCCTAACACAAATAATCGCGAAGTCATTCACGCAATTGGAGGCAATATATGATTGGCGGATTCGGCGTTTGGGAACTCTTGATTATCCTCGTTATTGTCCTGGTCATTTTCGGCGCGAAAAAGCTTCCGGAAATCGGCGGCGGCATCGGCAAAGCCATCAGCAACTTCAAAAAGGCCACCAGCGAGCCTGACGAAATCGACGTGACCCCCAAATCCTCCACCTCCGAAGAAGAGAAGAAGAAGGACAGCTAGACACTGCCCTAATCACATAGCTTTTCCGGCCCGCCTGCAAACGCAGTCGGGCCTTTTTATTTCCCTGGCCCTTCCTTTATTCTCAACTCCTTTAATGCCCAAATACCCCGGCGCACGATCAGCCCAAATACTCTCCCCCAAAAAAAGACCTATATATCCCCCCCCTTTCGCAGCAAAACGCTGCCAAACCCCAAAAGCCCGCGCCGAAGGCGCATACAAGGGATGCAAGGGTGCGAGCCCTTGCCCGCCGGAGGCGAAATCACCCGACTATTGCCGCGAAGCGGCTTTCACCACCTGATTTCCTTACCACAAGCTAAAGGGGTATCCCCCCCAAAAAAAAGGGAAGCTCAACGAGCCTCCCTCTTTCCTTTCCTCTGTCCACCCAACGATCTGTTAAGCAGTGCCTTCTTCCGAGAAAATTTCGAATCCGCGGCGGACGTAGGCAATGCCGGAGAGGATGGTGGAAATGGCGGTAACGGCCAGCAGCCCATTGATGATGAAGCCGTAATCCAGCTTGAAGGTGCGATGGATCATGACCGACACGACGAAAAGGATTTGGGCGGCCGTGTTGAATTTGCTGATCCAGATGGGCTTGATTCGGTTCTTCACGTCCACGCCGAGGAAAGCGAGCACGGCCAGGCCGCCGACGATAATCAGATCGCGGCTGACCACCAGGACGGCGAACCAGAAGGGAATCCATCCCTTGACCGCCAGACAGATGAAGGAAGTCACCAGCAGCGCCTTGTCGGCCAGGGGATCGAGCACTGCCCCGAGTTGCGTGCGCTGATTCCATATGCGGGCCAGGAAGCCGTCGAAGGCGTCGGTCAGACCGGCCACGGCGAACAGCATCCAGGCGAGATTGAAATTCTCGCCCACGTAGGCCACGACGAAAAGCGGCGTCAACAGTATGCGGACGACGGTCAGAATATTGGGAACCGTCCAGATTGCGTCACGCGACACGTTGCTCGTCCCCTCTCCCGCCTAGTCCTTGTTCCCTTCGGCCAGATGGAAACTCAAACCACGCTGGGGCAGAAAGGCATTGAGCTGCGTTTCCAGCCGGTTGCGGTTGACCACGGTAAGAGTCCAGGTGGCCCCGGCCCCGGTGGGCTGCATATCCATCTCCACAAGCTGCGCATTCTGCACGGCGGAATCCCAACCGTGCAGCACGCGATCGAACTCCAGCACGCCATCGGCGGAGAACCAGCCGGAAACGGTCAGGGATTCGCCGCCTCCCCGCGCAGCCTTGGCCACGGGACGATTGAAGAACCTCGGCCAGAGAGTGAACCAGGCCTGGGCCATGTCGCCGTTGAGGGCCAACCACTCCTCGCCGTTGTAGGACAGGCGGCATCGATAGACGCCCTTCTCGTCGCCCCGCTCCAGGGTGAACACCGGAGAGACTCCCTCGGCGGGTGCGATTCCGGTCAGTGCGATGAGATGGTGCAGGGCCAACAGCTCCTCGTCGGCAAGGTCTCCGGGCCAGACAACGGTGGCGGGCTGAGGCTGGGACAGGGTGGCGAAAAGCCCCATGGAGCCCAGGCTGTCGCGCAGGGTCCGGCGATCCACCCGCACGTCCATGGTCAGGTCCAGGCCTTCCGGGGTATTCTGAAAGGAGACGACCTTGTACCCCTGAATAAACGGCTCGGCGTGCCCCGCGAGATACTCCTTGAACAGAGCGGTACGCTCCTTGGAAAGCTTGCCCGAAAGCATGACCGAAGCCTCGTCCAGCACGGCCTGCGCGAACCCCTGCGAGCGGGCCTTTTCGCGTAGCTCGGGCTGGGACACGCCTTCCGCGGCGGGTTCGAACACCTGCACCTGACCGGCGAAGGCCTCGGGCCACGCGGTCAACAAGCAGCAGGCAACAGAAAAAATGAACAGCAATCTACGCATCGCCCTCTCCCTTGGCGGCTCCGGCCGCATCCCCGCTTTCTTGGCTGTTGTCCGGACGGTCCACCAGGATAACCACCCTGCATCCGTCCGCGACCGGGCCGGTCTTGGTCACAGCCCGGACAAGCCGGGCGTCGTCGGCCGCAATGACCACATCGGTCCGCCACGAACCGTAGGCGCTCAGCCCACGGACCATCAGCGGCCTGTCGCCGACACGCTCGGCCAGCACCTTGGGGTTGTCGCTGTCAGAATAGGCGACCATGCCCTTTTCCACCACGCTGTTCCGGCTGACGCCGTAATAACCGTAGGCTCCGTAACCGTCCTGGCCGAAAATGACCGGGGCCAGCGCCGGAGTGATCCCGAGTCCTCGGGCGTCGATGACCACGCCGGTATAGCCGCGAGCGTCGCCGCCGACGGCTTCGGGCGCATCGCCGGGCAACTCCGGTCCCCTCGCCGTGGAAAGCTTGGGAGGAATGCCGCTCTGAAACTGAATGGTGGTGGGCAGAATAAGTTCGGCCAACTGTCCGCGAAGCCGTTCAGAGACGCGGATGGTGCCCGCCTCGTCGTAGAGGCCCGGTCCCCGATATAGGGAATTCTGGATGATGCCGCGCACCTGGGCGACGGCGTCGCTGTTCCCGGACAGAAAAGCGCGCACGGTCTGACGGCCGTCGATGCGCACGGACATGACCATATCGAGAAGCTGTTTACGCGCCTGGGTCACGGCCGTACGCAGGGCCAGCGGGGAAAGCGCCGCGTTGGACTCGTCCGAAGACGCGCCCTCGACGCCACGCGCCACGACCACCTCGCCGGTCCCCCAAGCGATGGAACCATTCGTCCCAACGGGCTGCACAAACCCGTCAAAGGCGAAAGTCGGCAGCGGTAAAAGCAAAAACGACAATATGATGGGAATAAATATTCGAAACGGCATTTGGCAATTGTCCTGAAGTGTTCATGGCCTCGGGCGGCCGGAATGGCCAAGGCTTCATCCATGTATCGCGCTTGCCGCTTTTCTGCAAGCCGCTTGCCGCTGGGCGGGTCCGGTGCTACCCTGGTTCGGTTACGCAAATCAACTATCGGAGCGAGACATGCTTATCCATCTCATGCAGCACGGAGCCTGCCTTCCCAAGGAAGTCAATTTGAATCAGCCCCTGAGTCCGGTGGGTCGGGAACAAGTGGAGAAATCCGCCAGGTCCGCGGCCATTCTCGGCCTGCGCTTCCAGCTCGTGGTGGCCAGCCCCAAGCTCCGCTCCTTCCAAACCGCCGAGATCATGGCCAAGCGAACGGGCTACCCGGCCTCGCGCATAGTGGTCACGGACGCGGTCAAAGCCATGGCCCCGGCTTCGGAAGCCTTACGATTCATCAAAGAATACGATGGGCTGGATTCCATTTTCATCGCCGGGCATCTGCCCTCGCTGGCCCTTCTGGCCTCGGCCATCCTGTCGCCGGCCAAAGGGGTGGACGTCCGAGTGGAAAACGGCGGGCTCATGCAGATCGCCCTTGAACCGGGCCAGGCAGCCGGGACCCTGAACTGGGCCATGACCCCGACGCAATTGGCCGTCCTGGCCGGGTGCTGATCAACTCCGCTCGGACAGCCATGACTCCACGAGATCGGCAACGCCCTCGCCGTTGCCGGGCGCAAACCAGTGGATGCCCTCTTCCTTGTTGAACCAGGTGATCTGCCGCTTGGCATACGCCCGGGTGTTCTTCACCCAGTGCTCGCGTGCCTGAACCATGGTTGACCGGCCCCGCAGGAAGGCGAGAAGCTCGGCGCAACCGATGCCGGTCCAGCCCGGCGCGTCCGGGTCAGGGCAACGCTCGAAAGCCGCATGAGCCTCGTCCAGGGCTCCCAGGTCGAGCATCATGTCGATACGTTTCGCCAGATGCGGCTCCAGGTCGTTCAGGGCGATGCGCATTCCCACCTTGAGGGCGTCGTATGGCGCCGGGGCGTGCTCGCTTTCGGTGTGCCACCAGGTCATGGTCCGGCCCGTGGCCAGGTGGACCTCGGCGGCACGGGCGTTGCGCTGGGTGTCGTTGGGGTGAATCTTGGCCGCGTAATCCGGATCGGAACGCGTCAACTCGGCGTGCAGGGCCTGAGGCCCCTCCTTGGCGATACGATCGAGAACCTGCCGACGAATCTCGGCGGGAATATTCGGTATGGGCGCAATACCGGACAGAAGCGAACGGAGATAGAGGCCGGTGCCACCCACCAGAATGGGCAGTCGGCCCTCCCCGCGCACCGCCTCGATTGTATCCACGGCCAGCTCCACGAACCGCGCCGCGTTCATTTTCTCTTCCGTCGGCAGGAAGCCGTAAAGATGATGCGGGCAAGCGCCGCGCTCATCCTCGTCGGGCTGGGCAGTGATGATCGGGAAGTCCCGGTATACCTGGCGGGAATCAAAATTGATCACGGCGGCGGGCCGACGCCCTGCAATGGCGATAGCCGCCGCCGTCTTGCCCGTGCCGGTAGGCCCGAGCAGACAAACTATGGGAGGCTTGCGGCTCATATGTAGTGATTTTGTCCCCAGTCCTGGGGTTTGACGCCGTATTTGACGGAAAGGGCCGTGGCCACCGGGCCGGGCACCAAGCCGCGAATGTCCCCGCCGTACTGGGCCACTTCCTTGACGATGGTGGAACTCAGATACATCCACTTGAAGTCGGTCATCATGAACACGGTCTCGATATCTCCCTTGAGCTTGCGGTTCATGAGCGCCATCTGGAACTCGTACTCGAAATCCGAAACCGCACGCAGCCCGCGCATGATGGACCCGGCCCCCCTGCTCTCCACGTAATCGATGAGCAGGCAATCAAAGGATTCCACTATAACCCTCGGCTCGTCGCGAAACACGTCCTTGGCCAGGGCGACCCGTTCGCCCACGGTCAGCAGCGTCTTCTTGGGCGTGCTTTCGGCCACCGCAAGAATGATGTTGTCGAAGACATTCAGCCCCCGGCGGGTCAGGCTCACGTGGCCCATGGTCAAAGGATCGAAGGTGCCGGGGTACACGGCCAGCCTGGGGTTCATTTTCGCCATATCAAAATCCTGGTTTGACCGTATTCACGGTCGGTTAACAATTCCATTTCCCCGACAGGGCCTTCCTGCGGGGCTTCCACGGAATTTTCCACTTCGGCCAGCACCAACGCTCCCTGCGCTATCCAGCCGTTTTCCAAAGCTTTCTCAAGAGCCGGAACAAGAAGATCATAGCCATAGGGCGGATCGATAAAAATCAGATCGAAGGGCTGATCCGGCCTTGCGGACAGTACACTGAATAGGTCTTTGCAAACCACTCTGAAATGATTTTTATCGACTTTGAGGTCCGCCAGATTGCGGCGGATCAAGGCCGCGGCCTTGGGGCTCTTTTCGACAAACCAGGCCGTGGGCGCGCCCCGGCTGAGGCATTCGAGAGCCAGCGAGCCGGACCCTGCGAACATGTCGATAACCCTCGCATGGCCGAAGTCGACGCCCCTGGCCATGAGCATGGAAAAAACCGATTCCCGCACCTTCATGGTGGCGGGCCGGTATCCCGGTCCCTCGCAGGTCAGAATCCTGCGCCCTTTGTATTGTCCACCAATAATCCGCATCGGCTACATCTCGGAGACGAGCTCCACGATATTTCGGTTGATGTCAAGAAGCTTGTCGCGCAATTCCGCCTGATCGACCCAGGGGCGCTTCTCCACGTCCCGGATACGATCGCGCAGCTCCCGGTAAAGATTCTCGGAATCGGCCAGCAGGAAATTCCAGTCCACGCGCGGCCGAGCCACTTCCATATCCACCACGGGCTGCAAGTCCTTGCCCGGCTCAAGATCAAGCACTTCCATATATTCGGGAATATGCACCACGAACCCGAACTTCTCGGTAATGAGCCTGGCGAACTCCTTCTGCACTTCGGCCTCGCCGTGGACAAGCAGGATCTTGATGGGCTTGCCCTGCATGGTGCCGAGCCAGTCCACGAGTTCGTCCTGTCCGGCATGGCCCGAGAACCCGTTGATGGTGAAGACCTTGGCCTTGACCAGCACCTCTTCGCCGAAAATGGTTATCTTATCGGCCCCGTTGACGATCTTGCGGCCCGGCGTGCCCACGCCCTGCCAGCCCACGAAGACCACGCTGGCCCCGGGCCGCCACAGGTTGTGCTTGAGGTGATGCTTGACGCGGCCCGCATTGGCCATGCCGCTGGCCGAAATGATGATGGCCGGGCCCTTCGACTCGTTGATGGCCTGGGACTGCTCACGGCTCTGGGTGAAATGCAGGTTGGGCAGATCCAGGGGATTTTCTCCGGCCTCGATGTATTTCTGGGTCGCCGCATCGTAATATTCCGGATGCTTGCGGAATATCTCCGTGGCCCTGATGGCCAGCGGACTGTCCAGGTAAACGGGCATGTCGGCGGGCAGCTTGCCCTGCTTGCGGAGCAAGAACAGGGAATAGATGATCTGCTGGGAACGCTCCACGGCGAAAGCCGGAATCACCACTTTCTCGCCGTTGCCGTAACTATAGGCGATGGCCTCGGCCAGCTCGTCCAGACTGCCTTCCGCGTCGACATGGTTGCGGTTGCCGTAGGTTGACTCCATGAAGAGGTAGTCGGCGCATTCCATATCCGAAGGGTTGTTGACGATAAGCTGTTCCGGCCTGCCAAGATCACCGGAAAAGACGGCCTTGGTCATCTTGCCGTCCTCCTCGTACTCGATCTCGATGAAGGCCGAGCCGAGGATGTGCCCGGCGTCCTTGTAGGTCACCTTGATGCCGGGGACGGGTTCGAAAGTCTTGGAATATTCAATGGGCGCGAACAGGGGCGTGGTCCGCTCCGCGTCGGCGATGGTGTAAAGCGGCTTTACCATGTCTCCGCCGGTCCGCCGCTGCTTGCGGTTGTCCCATTCCGCTTCCATTTCCTGAATATGGGCGGAGTCAAGCAGCATTATTTCCAACAGGTCGCGGGTGGGCTCGGTGCAGTAGATGGGGTTGCGGTAGCCCTTGGCGACCAGAGCGGGCAAAAGCCCCGTATGATCGATGTGAGCG from Desulfovibrio sp. Fe33 encodes the following:
- a CDS encoding twin-arginine translocase TatA/TatE family subunit, which gives rise to MIGGFGVWELLIILVIVLVIFGAKKLPEIGGGIGKAISNFKKATSEPDEIDVTPKSSTSEEEKKKDS
- the pgsA gene encoding CDP-diacylglycerol--glycerol-3-phosphate 3-phosphatidyltransferase, giving the protein MSRDAIWTVPNILTVVRILLTPLFVVAYVGENFNLAWMLFAVAGLTDAFDGFLARIWNQRTQLGAVLDPLADKALLVTSFICLAVKGWIPFWFAVLVVSRDLIIVGGLAVLAFLGVDVKNRIKPIWISKFNTAAQILFVVSVMIHRTFKLDYGFIINGLLAVTAISTILSGIAYVRRGFEIFSEEGTA
- a CDS encoding SixA phosphatase family protein, with product MLIHLMQHGACLPKEVNLNQPLSPVGREQVEKSARSAAILGLRFQLVVASPKLRSFQTAEIMAKRTGYPASRIVVTDAVKAMAPASEALRFIKEYDGLDSIFIAGHLPSLALLASAILSPAKGVDVRVENGGLMQIALEPGQAAGTLNWAMTPTQLAVLAGC
- the miaA gene encoding tRNA (adenosine(37)-N6)-dimethylallyltransferase MiaA, translated to MSRKPPIVCLLGPTGTGKTAAAIAIAGRRPAAVINFDSRQVYRDFPIITAQPDEDERGACPHHLYGFLPTEEKMNAARFVELAVDTIEAVRGEGRLPILVGGTGLYLRSLLSGIAPIPNIPAEIRRQVLDRIAKEGPQALHAELTRSDPDYAAKIHPNDTQRNARAAEVHLATGRTMTWWHTESEHAPAPYDALKVGMRIALNDLEPHLAKRIDMMLDLGALDEAHAAFERCPDPDAPGWTGIGCAELLAFLRGRSTMVQAREHWVKNTRAYAKRQITWFNKEEGIHWFAPGNGEGVADLVESWLSERS
- the coaD gene encoding pantetheine-phosphate adenylyltransferase; translation: MAKMNPRLAVYPGTFDPLTMGHVSLTRRGLNVFDNIILAVAESTPKKTLLTVGERVALAKDVFRDEPRVIVESFDCLLIDYVESRGAGSIMRGLRAVSDFEYEFQMALMNRKLKGDIETVFMMTDFKWMYLSSTIVKEVAQYGGDIRGLVPGPVATALSVKYGVKPQDWGQNHYI
- the rsmD gene encoding 16S rRNA (guanine(966)-N(2))-methyltransferase RsmD — its product is MRIIGGQYKGRRILTCEGPGYRPATMKVRESVFSMLMARGVDFGHARVIDMFAGSGSLALECLSRGAPTAWFVEKSPKAAALIRRNLADLKVDKNHFRVVCKDLFSVLSARPDQPFDLIFIDPPYGYDLLVPALEKALENGWIAQGALVLAEVENSVEAPQEGPVGEMELLTDREYGQTRILIWRK
- a CDS encoding MBL fold metallo-hydrolase RNA specificity domain-containing protein; its protein translation is MKVTFMGAARTVSGSCFILECGGRRFAVDCGMHQGNREIEKRNWNIDAYGPKKLDFILITHAHIDHTGLLPALVAKGYRNPIYCTEPTRDLLEIMLLDSAHIQEMEAEWDNRKQRRTGGDMVKPLYTIADAERTTPLFAPIEYSKTFEPVPGIKVTYKDAGHILGSAFIEIEYEEDGKMTKAVFSGDLGRPEQLIVNNPSDMECADYLFMESTYGNRNHVDAEGSLDELAEAIAYSYGNGEKVVIPAFAVERSQQIIYSLFLLRKQGKLPADMPVYLDSPLAIRATEIFRKHPEYYDAATQKYIEAGENPLDLPNLHFTQSREQSQAINESKGPAIIISASGMANAGRVKHHLKHNLWRPGASVVFVGWQGVGTPGRKIVNGADKITIFGEEVLVKAKVFTINGFSGHAGQDELVDWLGTMQGKPIKILLVHGEAEVQKEFARLITEKFGFVVHIPEYMEVLDLEPGKDLQPVVDMEVARPRVDWNFLLADSENLYRELRDRIRDVEKRPWVDQAELRDKLLDINRNIVELVSEM